In the Anastrepha obliqua isolate idAnaObli1 chromosome 1, idAnaObli1_1.0, whole genome shotgun sequence genome, one interval contains:
- the LOC129250396 gene encoding Golgi SNAP receptor complex member 1 → MGVSNYDALRKQARHLENEIDLKLVAFSKIGAGTSTSLHSSSSTDTSPLLGEHVFDSLSEEISQMLDKLSSLNETMSELPATGAAAMHTLQRHREILHGYRQEFNKICANHTTRIEREELLRGSGLATNSPTISGLSRRDLYLKESTHLSSSSNMVSDQINIAIETREHLLSQRQAFKRLQTRFNDISNRFPLISSLIQRINIKKKRDSLILGAVIALCVILLLLYAFN, encoded by the exons ATGGGAGTCTCCAATTATGATG ctcTTAGGAAACAAGCGAGACACTTAGAAAATGAAATCGACTTGAAATTGGTTGCATTCAGTAAAATTGGTGCAGGCACCAGCACATCCCTACACAGCAGTTCATCTACCGACACATCACCATTGTTAGGCGAACATGTCTTCGATTCGTTATCAGAGGAAATATCACAAATGCTGGACaag CTTTCGTCCCTGAATGAAACAATGTCTGAACTTCCTGCAACAGGTGCTGCAGCAATGCACACCCTCCAGCGCCATCGCGAAATCCTGCATGGATATAGACAAGAATTCAATAAGATTTGCGCAAATCACACAACGCGCATCGAACGTGAAGAATTACTGCGTGGTTCTGGCTTGGCCACAAACAGCCCAACGATTTCTGGCCTAAGTAGACGTGATCTGTATCTGAAAGAAAGTACTCATTTGAGTAG TTCAAGTAATATGGTCAGTGATCAAATAAACATAGCTATTGAGACGAGAGAGCATTTACTTTCGCAGCGACAGGCATTCAAACGTTTGCAGACACGTTTTAATGACATTTCTAACAGATTTCCTTTGATTTCCAG tcTTATCCAAAGGatcaatataaagaaaaaacgagATTCGCTAATTTTGGGCGCAGTCATTGCTTTGTGTGTAATACTTTTACTGCTTTACGCATTCAATTAA
- the LOC129250854 gene encoding mitochondrial import inner membrane translocase subunit Tim22, with protein sequence MATAPATKKDDAKRVFFENAQMDSMAQHFVGNLYRYRENIVIPTSNGPVQIKTNEEKMIEKTVESCAFKSITACVMGYGLGAAIGLFSASVNPSLTDPLLHEKKQSAREILRDMRKTTHGYAKNFAMIGMVFSGVECTIESCRGVTDWRNGTYAGAVTGGLIGLRAGLKAGIVGAAGFAAFSTVIDYYMRHRL encoded by the exons ATGGCAACTGCACCAGCGACAAAAAAAGATGATGCCAAACGcgtatttttcgaaaatgccCAGATGGATTCCATGGCGCAGCATTTTGTGGGAAACTTATACAG GTATCGTGAAAATATCGTGATACCAACCAGTAATGGACCAGTGCAAATAAAAACGAATGAAgagaaaatgattgaaaagacAGTGGAAAGCTGTGCTTTCAAATCAATCACCGCTTGTGTAATGG GTTATGGCTTGGGCGCTGCCATTGGTCTGTTTAGCGCTTCCGTCAATCCAAGTCTTACAGACCCATTGTTGCATGAAAAAAAGCAGAGTGCACGTGAGATTTTACGCGATATGCGCAAGACAACGCATGGTTATGCTAAGAATTTTGCTATGATCGGCATGGTGTTTTCTGGTGTAGAGTGCACTATCGAAAGT tgTCGTGGTGTAACCGATTGGAGAAATGGCACCTACGCGGGCGCCGTTACTGGCGGCTTGATTGGTCTGCGTGCTGGCTTAAAGGCGGGAATTGTGGGTGCTGCAGGTTTCGCTGCATTCTCAACCGTCATTGATTACTATATGCGACATCGGTTGTAG